Part of the Oerskovia paurometabola genome is shown below.
GACCACAGGTCCGTCGTCGCGAAACGCAGCGCGGAGGTGCGCGAACCGTCCCGGCCGCTCGTCTCGCCGATGCTCACGCCGTCCCCGGCCACGGTACGGAAGGGGACCCGCCGGGTATAGGTGAAACGCATGGCCCCGGCGTCGGTCGGGGAGGTCGGCACGATCTCCGAGAACCGGACGTCCCAGCGGACGTGCTGCACGGGGTCCTGCGTGAGCTCCCAGACCGTGGCCAGAGGAGCAGCGATGCGCACCTCGACGTAGATCCCGGTCATGCGTGCAGGCTAACGGTCGAGCCGTCGTCGACGCCGCACGCCAGGGCGTGTCCGAGGGTGAGGCCGGTCGACGGGTGGTGTGTCCGGGTATGCCAAAGGCCCACCCCGTGAGGGGTGGGCCTTTGGTGAATGGTTGTCCGGCGGCGACCTACTCTCCCACCCCGTCTCCAGGGCAGTACCATCGGCGCTGAGAGGCTTAGCTTCCGGGTTCGGAATGGGACCGGGCGTTTCCCTCTCGCTATGACCGCCGTAACTCTATGGAGATGTTCGGGGCCCCCGGTTACGTGGGGGTGTGCCCGTATCTCGGGAACCGCACAGTGGACGCGTAGCAATAAGTTTGTGTGTTATCAAGTTGTCGGCTTATTAGTACCGGTCAGCTTCAGCAGTCTTTAGTCCTGCCTTACACATCCGGCCTATCTACCCAGTGGTCTAGCTGGGAGCCTCTCCCCCTTGCGGGGATGGAAACCTCATCTTGAAGCAGGCTTCCCGCTTAGATGCTTTCAGCGGTTATCCCTTCCGAACGTAGCTAACCAGCCGTGCTCCTGGCGGAACAACTGGCACACCAGAGGTTCGTCCGTCCCGGTCCTCTCGTACTAGGGACAGCCCTTCTCAAGTTTCCTGCGCGCGCAGCGGATAGGGACCGAACTGTCTCACGACGTTCTAAACCCAGCTCGCGTACCGCTTTAATGGGCGAACAGCCCAACCCTTGGGACCTACTCCAGCCCCAGGATGCGACGAGCCGACATCGAGGTGCCAAACCATGCCGTCGATATGGACTCTTGGGCAAGATCAGCCTGTTATCCCCGGGGTACCTTTTATCCGTTGAGCGACGGCGCTTCCACAAGCCACCGCCGGATCACTAGTTCCGACTTTCGTCCCTGCTCGACCTGTCAGTCTCACAGTCAAGCTCCCTTGTGCACTTGCACTCGACACCTGATTGCCAACCAGGCTGAGGGAACCTTTGAGCGCCTCCGTTACATTTTAGGAGGCAACCGCCCCAGTTAAACTACCCACCAGGCACTGTCCCTGATCCGGATTACGGACCGAGGTTAGATATCCAGAGCGACCAGAGTGGTATTTCAACGTTGACTCCACACACACTGGCGTGCATGCTTCACAGTCTCCCACCTATCCTACACAAGCCGCACCGAACACCAATACCAAGCTATAGTAAAGGTCCCGGGGTCTTTCCGTCCTGCTGCGCGTAACGAGCATCTTTACTCGTAGTGCAATTTCGCCGAGTTCGCGGTTGAGACAGCGGAGAAGTCGTTACGCCATTCGTGCAGGTCGGAACTTACCCGACAAGGAATTTCGCTACCTTAGGATGGTTATAGTTACCACCGCCGTTTACTGGGGCTTAAATTCTGAGCTTCGCTCCGAAGAGCTGACCCGTCCTCTTAACCTTCCAGCACCGGGCAGGCGTCAGTCCGTATACATCGTCTTGCGACTTCGCACGGACCTGTGTTTTTAGTAAACAGTCGCTTCTCCCTGGTCTCTGCGGCCGTCAACGCTCGGGAAGCTAGTTCCGTCACGCATCGGGCCCCCCTTCTCCCGAAGTTACGGGGGCATTTTGCCGAGTTCCTTAACCACGATTCTCTCGATCGCCTTAGTATTCTCTACCTGACCACCTGAGTCGGTTTAGGGTACGGGCGGCTAGAACCTCGCGCCGAGGCTTTTCTTGGCAGCATAGGATCACCCAATTCGCGCATACGCGCTATCTATCAGTTCTCAGGCTATGTGAACAGCGGATTTGCCTACTGTTCGCCCTACAACCTTGGACACGGTCAACCATCGCCGTGCTGGGCTACCTTCCTGCGTCACCCCTGTTAATACGCTTACCTAGTACCGGTTCGGGTCGCGCGCCGCTCCAGCGGTGTCTCCCGAAGGAGACGATGCTGGTTAAGGGCGCTTAGCATCACCGGGTTCGGTATGGGCGGTTCTTCGCCGGTAGGAGAATATCAACTCCTTGTCCATCGACTACGCCTGTCGGCCTCGCCTTAGGTCCCGACTTACCCAGGGCGGATTAGCCTGGCCCTGGAACCCTTGGTCATTCGGCGGACGGGTTTCTCACCCGTCTTTCGCTACTCATGCCTGCATTCTCACTCGTGTAGGCTCCACCGCTGGGTTACCCCGCGACTTCACTGCCCACACGACGCTCCCCTACCCATCCACACGCCTGGACCACGAAGGCCTAGCGTTTGTGTGAATGCCACAGCTTCGGCGGTGTACTTGAGCCCCGCTACATTGTCGGCGCGGAATCACTTGACCAGTGAGCTATTACGCACTCTTTCAAGGGTGGCTGCTTCTAAGCCAACCTCCTGGTTGTCTGTGCAACTCCACATCCTTTCCCACTTAGCACACGCTTAGGGGCCTTAGCTGGTGGTCTGGGCTGTTTCCCTCTCGACTACGGAGCTTATCCCCCGCAGTCTCACTCCCGCGCTCTCACTTACCGGCATTCGGAGTTTGGCTGACGTCAGTAACCTTGTAGGGCCCATCGGCCATCCAGTAGCTCTACCTCCGGCAAGAAACACGCGAGGCTGCACCTAAATGCATTTCGGGGAGAACCAGCTATCACGAAGTTTGATTGGCCTTTCACCCCTAACCACAGGTCATCCCCCAGGTTTTCAACCCTGGTGGGTTCGGTCCTCCACGTAGTCTTACCCACGCTTCAACCTGCCCATGGCTAGATCACTTCGCTTCGGGTCTAGACCCAGCGACTCATTCGCCCTATTCAGACTCGCTTTCGCTACGGCTTCCCCACACGGGTTAACCTTGCCACTGAGCACTAACTCGCAGGCTCATTCTTCAAAAGGCACGCTGTCACCCCTGCTAGGGAGGCTCCAACGGATTGTAGGCACACGGTTTCAGGTACTATTTCACTCCCCTCCCGGGGTACTTTTCACCTTTCCCTCACGGTACTGGTCCGCTATCGGTCACTAGGTAGTATTTAGGCTTAGCAAGTGGTCTTGCCGGATTCACACGGGATTTCTCGGGCCCCGTGCTACTTGGGATCCCCTTCGGGAGGCCGCGTCATTTCGTCTACGGGGGTCGCACCCTCTGTGCCGGGCCTTTCAATGCCCTTCGACTATAACGCGGCTTTCTGACTCCCTGACCGGGTACCAGCCCGGTCTGAAAGGTCCCACAACCCCGCCCATGCAACGCCTGGTAGCTATCACACATGAACGGTTTGGCCTGTTCCGCTTTCGCTCGCCACTACTCACGGAATATCTCTTCCTGTCGGTACTGAGATGTTTCACTTCCCGACGTTCCCTCCACACACCCTATATATTCAGGTGCGGGTCACTGGACATGACTCCAGCGGGGTTTCCCCATTCGGAGATCCTCGGATCACGGTTCGTTTGCCAACTCCCCGAGGCTTATCGCAGGCTACAACGTCCTTCATCGGCTCCTAGTGCCAAGGCATCCACCCTGTGCCCTTAAAAACTTGACAACAAAAAATTGCAGAGAACAAAGATAAATCTTTGATCTTACAAAGATGCTCGCGTCCACTGTGCAGTTCTCAAGCTACGGACGATCCCACCCGCTCCCACGGCCTACCAACACAACCGGTTGGCGGTTCACCCAGGAGACGCGATGGCCCGTTCAGAGCGACCCCACCCATGCGGGCGGTTCCCTCAGGACCCAACAGTGTGCTTGGCAAACCCTTCCCCCGTACCCGTGATGTTCCACCACCCACACAAGGTGGGCAGGTACTGACACGAACCGTCATGGCCGAGCTCTTCGTTAATGTTCCACCCTTGAGCAACCATCCACCCACGCGTTCGGCGAGTGCCATGGCCTCTGCACAACCAGCACCACAAGGGCGCCGACTGTGAGTGATGCTCCTTAGAAAGGAGGTGATCCAGCCGCACCTTCCGGTACGGCTACCTTGTTACGACTTAGTCCCAATCGCCAGTCCCACCTTCGACAGCTCCCTCCACAAGGGTTGGGCCACCGGCTTCGGGTGTTACCGACTTTCGTGACTTGACGGGCGGTGTGTACAAGGCCCGGGAACGTATTCACCGCAGCGTTGCTGATCTGCGATTACTAGCGACTCCGACTTCATGGGGTCGAGTTGCAGACCCCAATCCGAACTGAGACCGGCTTTTTGGGATTCGCTCCACCTCGCGGTATCGCAGCCCTTTGTACCGGCCATTGTAGCATGCGTGAAGCCCAAGACATAAGGGGCATGATGATTTGACGTCATCCCCACCTTCCTCCGAGTTGACCCCGGCAGTCTCTTATGAGTCCCCACCATAACGTGCTGGCAACATAAGACGAGGGTTGCGCTCGTTGCGGGACTTAACCCAACATCTCACGACACGAGCTGACGACAACCATGCACCACCTGTACACCGACCTTGCGGGGCAACCATCTCTGGAAGTTTCCGGTGTATGTCAAGCCTTGGTAAGGTTCTTCGCGTTGCATCGAATTAATCCGCATGCTCCGCCGCTTGTGCGGGCCCCCGTCAATTCCTTTGAGTTTTAGCCTTGCGGCCGTACTCCCCAGGCGGGGCACTTAATGCGTTTGCTGCGGCACGGAACTCGTGGAATGAGCCCCACACCTAGTGCCCAACGTTTACGGCATGGACTACCAGGGTATCTAATCCTGTTCGCTCCCCATGCTTTCGCTCCTCAGCGTCAGTTGCGGCCCAGTGACCTGCCTTCGCCATCGGTGTTCCTCCTGATATCTGCGCATTCCACCGCTACACCAGGAATTCCAGTCACCCCTACCGCACTCTAGTCTGCCCGTACCCGATGCAAGCTCAAGGTTGAGCCTTGAGTTTTCACACCAGACGCGACAAACCGCCTACGAGCTCTTTACGCCCAATAATTCCGGACAACGCTTGCGCCCTACGTATTACCGCGGCTGCTGGCACGTAGTTAGCCGGCGCTTCTTCTGCAGGTACCGTCACTTGCGCTTCTTCCCTGCTGAAAGAGGTTTACAACCCGAAGGCCTTCATCCCTCACGCGGCGTCGCTGCATCAGGCTTTCGCCCATTGTGCAATATTCCCCACTGCTGCCTCCCGTAGGAGTCTGGGCCGTGTCTCAGTCCCAGTGTGGCCGGTCGCCCTCTCAGGCCGGCTACCCGTCGTCGCCTTGGTAGGCCATTACCCCACCAACAAGCTGATAGGCCGCGAGTCCATCCCAGACCGATAAATCTTTCCAGACACTCCCCATGCAGGGGCATCTCGTATCCAGTATTAGACCTCGTTTCCAAGGCTTATCCCGGAGTCTGGGGCAGGTTACTCACGTGTTACTCACCCGTTCGCCACTGATCCGCCCAGCAAGCTGGGCATCACCGTTCGACTTGCATGTGTTAAGCACGCCGCCAGCGTTCGTCCTGAGCCAGGATCAAACTCTCCGTAAATGTTTGCTATCAACCCCGAAGGATTAACAACCATACGAAGCGGACCCGAAGGTCCATAATCATGGCTACAAACCGAAAACATGACGTTTTCAATTCATACCAAATAGAAGTCTCAACACGAACACACAACACACACCAAACGATGCGCGCCACACGCCCATGCAGGACAATTGGCATTAACTATCAAGCACACTGTTGAGTTCTCAAGCAACCGACACGCACCGACTCCAACCCACCAGGGGCCTTCACTCGGGGCAACTTCTCTAACCTACCAGACTCATTCCCGCGTCTCAACTTCGCCGTTCCTGGTGAAGGAGAGCCGCCTGAGCCGACCGCCCCGCACGACTCACACGGCACACAGAGGTGTCCTGAGAAGATCTGAGGGGTGGCCACCCGGGGGATCCAGCCACTTCGCGGCGGCTCCGAAGAGCTTCGCAGTGGTGTCTGTTCCTCCCTGCCGGGCTGACTTCGAGAACATTACGCGGCGCTCCGCCGCTGCGTCAACTCGCCTCCCGGAAGCGCAGCCGGTCCCCCGGTCGGAGCTGCGCCGCGACGTCGAGAGCCCCTGCCGAGACGACCCCGATCACCGGGTAGCCGCCCGTGACCGGGTGGTCGCGCAGGAACAGGACGGGTCGTCCGTCGGGAGGGACCTGGACCGCCCCGGCCACGAGGCCCTCGCTCGGCAGCTCGCCGTCCCGCCTGGCGATCGACGGACCCGACAGCCTGAGCCCGACCCGGTTGCTGGCGTCCGACACCTCGAACGTCCCGCCCAGGAGGTCGCGCCAGCCCGCGTCGTCGAACCACTCGCTCCGCACCCCGCGACGCACCACGAGCTCGACGACCCCGGTCACCGTGGTGCGGGACGGGACCAGGCCGACCACGGGCAGACCCGTGGGTCGCGGCCCGATCACCAACCGGTCCCCCGCACTCAACGGCGCGGGCCCCAGGCCGGCGAGGACGTCGAACGACCGCGACCCGAGCACGGGCCTCACGTCGAACCCGCCGCGAACCCCCAGATACGTCCGCGTCCCCTGCGCGGCGAACCCGAGGCGCAGCGCGGATCCCCGGCGCACCTCGAGGAGGGCCTGCATGCCGACCGGCGTACCGTCGATCGTCGCGGGCGTCGGCGCACCCGCGAGCGCGATCGTCGCCCGCTCGTGGAACCTCAGGGCCAGCCCTCCGAGGGTCACCTCGAGCGCTGCGGCGGAGTCGTCGTTGGCGAGCAGGCGGTTCAGCAGGCGCAGCGCCCGTCTGTCGGCAGCACCCGACCTCCCGACGCCCGACGACGCCCAGCCCGGCCGCCCCTCGTCCTCCACGAGCGTCAGCGGCCCGGTCGCGAGAACCTCGACGCCACCTGCACGGTCACGCTCGGCAGGCCCTCGATCACTCCCGACGCGCATCTCGTCACCTGCGGCGGACTTCTGGTCGCCCTCGGCGGAGTGCGCGTCACCCTCGGCGAGAGGGCCGTCGCCCTCGGCATCGCCCGGTAGTCGGTCGACCGCACGAAAACGCACCCGCGTCCCCGCAGTCAGCAACGCCGGCGGATCCCGGTCGACGTCGAACAGGTCGACGTCGGTGCGCCCCAGGAGCCGCCAGCCTCCGGGCGTAGCACGGGGGTACACGGCCGTGAGGTCGCCCGCGAGCGCGACCGACCCCGCGGGCACCCTGGTCCGCGGAGTCGGGAGCCGCGGTGCGGCGATCGTCGGGTCGACCTCGGTCAGGTACCCGAAGCCCGGCATGAAGCCCCCGAACGCGACCACGTACTCGCGTCCGCCGTGGCGCGCCACGACCTCGGCGACGGACAGCCCGGCCCACGCGGCGACGTCGGGCAGGTCCTCGCCGTCGTAGACGACCGGGATCTCCACGAGGCGCCCCTCCCCCTGGCTCGCCACCGTCGACCGCGACTCCCACGCCGCCCGCACCGCGGTCTCGGCGCCCGCGAGATCGGGCGCCTCGTCGTCGAGGACGACGAGCACGGTGCGTGCCGCAGGCACGACGTCCACGAGCCCCGGCACGTCCGTGGCGCGCAGTGCGGCCGCGAGCGCGTGCACGTCCTCGATCCCCGCGACGTCGACCATGAGGGCGTGGTCGCCGTAGACCTGGACGCGGGGCAGGTTCGGCGCACATGCCGCAGGTACGGTCGTGGTCGGCGGCCCGTCCCCGGGCGACACGGTCACCGTCCGATCGCCTGCACGACGACGCCGCTCGCCTCGAGCGCCCGACGCACCTCCGTGAGGAGCGCGACCGCACCAGGGGTGTCGGAGTGGACGCAGACCGAGTCGGCCGCGACCGTGACCTCGCTGCCGTCCGAGGCGACCACGACGCCCTCGGTCACGAGGCGCAGCGCACGCTCGGCGACCTCGACCGGGTCGTGCAGGACCGCACCCGGCGTCCCGCGCGGCACGAGCGACCCGTCGGGCGCGTAGCCGCGGTCGGCGAAGACCTCGTGCACCACGGGCAGCCCCGCCTCGCGGGCGAGCCGCAGCACGGCCGAGCCGGCCATCCCGACGACCGGGAGCGTCGGGTCGTAGCCCACGACCGCGTCCACGACGGCGCGCGCCTGCTCCTCGTGCCGGACGATCGCGTTGTAGAGCGCGCCGTGCGGCTTGACGTACCGGACCCGGTCCCCGGCCAGGCGCGCGAACGCGTCGAGGGCACCGAGCTGGTAGACGACGTCGGCACTCAGCTCCGCCGGCGCCACGGCGAGGAAGCGCCGACCGAAGCCCGCGAGGTCGCGGTACGCGACGTGCGCACCGATGCTCACTCCCCGCTCGACGGCCGCGCGCGTCGTGGCGCGCATGATCGTCGGGTCCCCCGCGTGGAAACCGCACGCGACGTTCGCGCTGGTCACGAGGTCGAGCAGGGCGTCGTCGTCCGCGAGCGCCCACGGCCCGAACCCCTCGCCCAGGTCCGCGTTGAGGTCGATGCGGCGCGCGTCGGGCGCCGGGAGGTGCGTCATGTCCCCATCATCGCCGAGAGCACGCGCGTCGGTCGTGACCCACGGGTCACGACCGGCTGTGCTGTCAGGTGCTGTCAGGTGCTGTCAGGTGCTGTCAGGTGCTGTCAGGTGCTGCCGGGCACGTCAGGCCATCGACGGCTCGGCGTCGACCAGGTCGGCACGGATGTCCTCCCGCAGCTGGGCCGTGGGCTCGTGGCCGTGCTTGCTGATCATGTGGTCGTACGCGGCGTCGAGGACTTCCTCCTCCTCGCCGGCGATCGTCAGCGTGCAGTTGATGACGCTGGGCGTGGTCCGACAGTCGACCATCTTCCTCATGTGTTCTCACCTCCCCTCACGCGGACCCCGTCGTCGGGGCTCCGGCGGGGGCGGCGTCCGTGGGCTGGGCGGGCGACGTCTCCGGTCCTTCCACCGTCCTCCGCACGGGGTGGGGTGTCAACGGCCCGACGGCGAGACGCCCCTCCCGCTCGTCGGTGCAGCCGGGTAGATTTCCGCGGGTGACCACCTCCCTGCGCCCCGCGACCCCTGCCGACGCCGACCGCCTCGCGGCGCTGGCCGCTGTCACGTTCCCCCTCGCGTGCCCGCCGGGCTCCGACCCGGCAGCGGTCGCCGAGCACATCCGCACGCAGCTCTCCCCGGAGAAGTTCGTCGCGTGGACCGCGAGCGCCGAGCACGCGCTGCTCGTGGCCGAAGGTCCCGACGGCGCCGCCGGAGACCTGGTCGGCTACGCGCTGCTCGTGCGCGGCGTGCCCGACGACGCGGACATCGTGGCCGTCGTGGGCGACGAGCCGACGGTCGAGCTCTCGAAGATCTACGTGCACCCCGCATCCCAGGGCACAGGGGTCGCGAGCGACCTCATGCGGGCAGCGCTCGATGCGGCACCGGCCCTCGTCCCGGACAAGGCCGTGTGGCTCGGCACCAACGGGGAGAACGCGCGGGCCCAGGCGTTCTACCGCAAGCACGGGTTCACGTTCGCGGGCACGCGCACGTACGTCGTGGGCGGCGAGGCACACGACGACGTCGTGATGGTGCGCCCTCTCGACTGATCCTCACGCCTGGGTCGCCCGCCTGGGTCGCCCGCCGGGGCCACGCCGCACCCCTGCGACCACCGCGCGGGCACGCGCTCCGGCCCGGCTCCGGCTAGGTCCTTGGCACCGGCCTAGTGGTCGCCCTCGCCCAGGCTCGCGGCGCCGTCGCCCGCGTCGTCCGGGTGGAGCGGGAGGAACACGTGGACGTGCCCCTGGTCGGCGCCGACGCTCAGCTCGTCGAGCTGGGTCGCGGCCATGGCCCACGTGTCGGCGGCGCGCAGCCGCAGGTCGGCCGCGAGCGCCAGGAGCTCGGCGCGGGCAGGCTCGGCCGTGCCCTCGGCCAGGACGAGCGTGTCGACCGTGTCGCCCAGCAGCGCGATCGAGACACCCAGGCCGTTGCGCGTGACGTTGTACCCCGACGCGCCGGCGGGCAGCGCCTCGGCCTCGGTCGTCAGGGTCGCGAGCGCCTCGCGCCAGGTGGCGACCTGCTCGGGCGTCGCGGGGGCGCCGGGCGAGCCGTCGAGCGGCAGCGCCACGGACAGGTCGTTCATGGTCGGGACGAGGCGCTCCTGCGCGGAGAGCGCGAAGTCGGTCACGACGCCCAGGTTCTCCGCGTCGCGCGCGGCCTCGGCGGCCTCGAGCTCGGCCACGCGCGCAGGGTCGACGGCATACGCGCCGGACGCGCCGTCGTCGGGCCCTCGCGTGAGCGCCCAGACGACCGCCGCGACGACCGCGCCGAGGACGAGCACCGCAGCGAGCGCGAGCAGGGCACGGCGCCCGCGCGAGAGGTCCCGCGGCCACCGGGCGCGTTCGCGCTCCGGCGGCCGCGGGCGGGGACGACCGGCACCGTCCCCGGTCTGGTGACCCGCACCCCGGGCTGTCGCGGAGCGGGCGGCGCGCTGCTCCTTGCTGCGCTGCGCGGACGTGGTCTGTGCCACGGGAGGACTCCTGTCGTCTGCGGTGCGGGAGGGTGTGACGTCGAGTGCGTGGTCCTGCTGCGACTCGCCGGGCGTGTCGCGGCCGAACCACGCACTCGACACGACGTACGCGGTAGGCGCCGCCCCGAGGGGGCGGCGCCTACCGTTCGTGCATCAGCCGCAGGACGCGGCCGCGTAGTCGACCGTGTACGTCGACGTCCGGTCCCCGATCGTCGCGACGACCGTGGCGGAGCCCGCCTCGACCGACGTGGCGCGCGAGGCGAACGACTGCGACGCGGACTTGCCCGGAGCGACACCCGTGAAGGTCTTCGTCCCGAACGGCGTGCTCACCTTGATCGTCGCCGGCGCGTCGTCGGTGTTGACGACCCGCACGTTGACGAGCACCTTGCCCGCCGTGCACTGGGTCTTGGCCACGACCTCGGCCGTGACCCCGCCCTCGACCGGCGGCACCGAGAGGGTGAGCGGCTCGCTCACGTTCCCGGCGACGTCGACCGCGC
Proteins encoded:
- the pxpB gene encoding 5-oxoprolinase subunit PxpB, with the translated sequence MTVSPGDGPPTTTVPAACAPNLPRVQVYGDHALMVDVAGIEDVHALAAALRATDVPGLVDVVPAARTVLVVLDDEAPDLAGAETAVRAAWESRSTVASQGEGRLVEIPVVYDGEDLPDVAAWAGLSVAEVVARHGGREYVVAFGGFMPGFGYLTEVDPTIAAPRLPTPRTRVPAGSVALAGDLTAVYPRATPGGWRLLGRTDVDLFDVDRDPPALLTAGTRVRFRAVDRLPGDAEGDGPLAEGDAHSAEGDQKSAAGDEMRVGSDRGPAERDRAGGVEVLATGPLTLVEDEGRPGWASSGVGRSGAADRRALRLLNRLLANDDSAAALEVTLGGLALRFHERATIALAGAPTPATIDGTPVGMQALLEVRRGSALRLGFAAQGTRTYLGVRGGFDVRPVLGSRSFDVLAGLGPAPLSAGDRLVIGPRPTGLPVVGLVPSRTTVTGVVELVVRRGVRSEWFDDAGWRDLLGGTFEVSDASNRVGLRLSGPSIARRDGELPSEGLVAGAVQVPPDGRPVLFLRDHPVTGGYPVIGVVSAGALDVAAQLRPGDRLRFREAS
- a CDS encoding LamB/YcsF family protein; its protein translation is MTHLPAPDARRIDLNADLGEGFGPWALADDDALLDLVTSANVACGFHAGDPTIMRATTRAAVERGVSIGAHVAYRDLAGFGRRFLAVAPAELSADVVYQLGALDAFARLAGDRVRYVKPHGALYNAIVRHEEQARAVVDAVVGYDPTLPVVGMAGSAVLRLAREAGLPVVHEVFADRGYAPDGSLVPRGTPGAVLHDPVEVAERALRLVTEGVVVASDGSEVTVAADSVCVHSDTPGAVALLTEVRRALEASGVVVQAIGR
- a CDS encoding DUF1059 domain-containing protein translates to MRKMVDCRTTPSVINCTLTIAGEEEEVLDAAYDHMISKHGHEPTAQLREDIRADLVDAEPSMA
- a CDS encoding GNAT family N-acetyltransferase, with the protein product MTTSLRPATPADADRLAALAAVTFPLACPPGSDPAAVAEHIRTQLSPEKFVAWTASAEHALLVAEGPDGAAGDLVGYALLVRGVPDDADIVAVVGDEPTVELSKIYVHPASQGTGVASDLMRAALDAAPALVPDKAVWLGTNGENARAQAFYRKHGFTFAGTRTYVVGGEAHDDVVMVRPLD